A stretch of the Dichotomicrobium thermohalophilum genome encodes the following:
- the proS gene encoding proline--tRNA ligase, whose translation MKLSRYFLPILRDDPKEAEIVSHRLMLRAGMIRQASAGIYVWLPFGFRVLKKIEQIVREEQDRAGAIELLMPTIQLADIWRESGRYDDYGQEMLRIEDRHGRDMLYGPTNEEQITELFRDSAKSYRDLPRILYHIQWKFRDEVRPRFGVMRGREFLMKDGYSFDLTAEDARKSYNRMFVSYLRTFERMGLTSIPMAAETGPIGGDLSHEFIILADTGESEVFCHRDLVETPAPKDVDYDADLSGIVEEWTSKYAATSDMHDHAQFAREVPEDKQVSARGIEIGHIFYFGTKYSDPMRCRVQGPDGNLVTLHSGSYGIGVSRLPAAIIEASHDDAGIVWPDTVAPFFVGLVNLKTGDAQTDAACEDLYAKLRNAGLDVLYDDTDERAGAKFASMDLLGLPWQVIIGPKGLKSGEVEVKRRATGERSTMSPEEALNMLVAQVPTGAPRPIQLD comes from the coding sequence ATGAAACTGAGCCGCTATTTTTTGCCGATCCTGCGCGATGACCCGAAAGAGGCGGAGATCGTCTCGCACCGGCTGATGCTGCGCGCCGGCATGATCCGCCAGGCGAGCGCGGGCATCTATGTCTGGCTGCCTTTCGGCTTCCGCGTGCTCAAGAAAATCGAGCAGATCGTGCGTGAGGAGCAGGACCGCGCTGGCGCGATCGAACTCCTGATGCCCACGATCCAGCTTGCCGATATCTGGCGGGAGAGCGGCCGGTACGACGATTACGGCCAGGAGATGCTGCGCATCGAGGACCGGCACGGTCGGGACATGCTCTATGGCCCCACCAACGAGGAGCAGATTACCGAGCTGTTCCGAGATTCGGCGAAGTCCTACCGCGATTTGCCGCGCATCCTCTATCATATCCAGTGGAAATTCCGCGACGAGGTCCGGCCGCGTTTCGGCGTCATGCGCGGGCGCGAGTTCCTGATGAAGGATGGATATTCCTTCGACCTGACGGCGGAGGACGCGCGCAAGTCCTACAACCGCATGTTCGTGTCCTATCTGCGCACCTTCGAGCGGATGGGGCTGACCTCGATCCCGATGGCCGCGGAAACCGGGCCGATCGGCGGCGACCTCAGTCACGAATTCATCATCCTGGCCGACACCGGCGAGAGCGAGGTGTTCTGCCACCGCGATCTCGTGGAGACGCCGGCGCCGAAGGATGTCGACTACGACGCGGACCTCAGCGGCATTGTCGAGGAGTGGACGAGCAAATACGCCGCCACCAGCGACATGCACGACCACGCACAGTTCGCCCGCGAGGTGCCGGAGGACAAGCAAGTGAGCGCGCGGGGTATCGAGATCGGGCACATTTTCTATTTCGGCACGAAGTATTCCGACCCGATGCGCTGCCGCGTGCAGGGGCCGGACGGAAATCTTGTCACGCTGCATTCCGGATCTTACGGCATCGGCGTCTCGCGCCTGCCGGCCGCGATCATCGAGGCAAGCCATGACGATGCCGGGATTGTCTGGCCGGACACGGTGGCGCCGTTTTTCGTTGGCCTCGTGAACCTGAAGACAGGCGACGCGCAGACCGACGCGGCCTGCGAAGATCTCTACGCCAAGCTGCGCAACGCCGGGCTCGACGTCCTCTACGACGACACGGATGAGCGCGCCGGCGCGAAGTTCGCCTCGATGGACCTTCTTGGCCTGCCATGGCAGGTGATCATCGGCCCGAAGGGCCTGAAATCCGGAGAGGTCGAGGTCAAGCGCCGCGCCACCGGTGAGCGCAGCACGATGAGCCCGGAAGAGGCGCTGAACATGTTGGTCGCGCAGGTGCCGACCGGCGCACCGCGTCCGATCCAGCTCGATTAG
- a CDS encoding lipoprotein-releasing ABC transporter permease subunit, with translation MARAQDTGPFSGFEWMLALRYLRARRKEGFISVIAGFSFIGIMLGVATLIIVMAVMNGFRNELFDKILGLNGHMLVRPLGEEFKNYDEVATRLREVEQVQKAIPLVEGQVMISAEETARGVIVRGIRENDLKNLEAVGRNIYFGTLDGFDDRRGIVLGTRLANALGVRVGDGITLVSPRGSQTPFGTAPRIQRYPVAAIFEIGMSQYDETIAFLPLQQAQAFFNSPESVTALEVMLDNPDAVNAVRPELASLLPPNLIMSDWRERNATFYNTLKVERNVMFLILTLIVLVAALNIISGLIMLVKDKSSSIAILRTMGATRGAIMRVFFITGASIGVVGTLAGLILGVVVCLNIESIREFIAYVTNTDLFSPDVYFLSRLPADMDLWEVATVVIMALSLSVLATIYPSWRAARLDPVDALRYE, from the coding sequence ATGGCCCGCGCACAGGACACCGGACCTTTCTCCGGCTTTGAATGGATGCTGGCGCTGCGTTATCTGCGCGCGCGGCGCAAGGAAGGCTTCATCTCGGTCATCGCCGGCTTTTCCTTCATCGGCATCATGCTGGGCGTGGCTACGCTCATCATCGTCATGGCGGTGATGAACGGCTTTCGCAACGAACTGTTCGACAAGATTCTCGGCCTGAACGGCCACATGCTGGTGCGTCCCCTCGGCGAAGAGTTCAAGAACTACGACGAGGTGGCCACGCGCCTGCGCGAGGTCGAGCAGGTGCAAAAGGCGATCCCGCTCGTCGAGGGGCAGGTGATGATCTCCGCCGAGGAGACCGCACGCGGGGTCATCGTCCGCGGCATTCGCGAGAATGACCTGAAGAACCTTGAGGCCGTCGGCCGCAACATCTATTTCGGCACGCTCGACGGCTTCGACGATCGGCGTGGCATCGTGCTCGGCACCCGGTTGGCAAATGCGCTCGGCGTGCGGGTCGGCGACGGGATCACGCTCGTTTCGCCGCGCGGGTCGCAGACGCCGTTCGGCACGGCGCCGCGCATTCAGCGTTATCCGGTCGCGGCAATCTTCGAGATCGGCATGAGCCAGTACGACGAGACGATCGCCTTCCTGCCATTGCAGCAGGCGCAGGCCTTCTTCAACAGCCCGGAGTCTGTAACGGCGCTGGAGGTCATGCTCGATAACCCGGATGCGGTGAATGCTGTGCGGCCCGAGCTTGCCTCTCTCTTGCCGCCGAACCTGATTATGTCGGACTGGCGCGAGCGCAACGCGACCTTCTACAACACGCTCAAGGTCGAGCGGAACGTGATGTTCCTGATCCTGACCCTGATCGTGCTGGTCGCTGCGCTGAACATCATCTCCGGTCTCATCATGCTGGTGAAGGACAAGAGCAGCAGCATCGCCATCCTGCGCACGATGGGCGCGACGCGCGGTGCGATCATGCGCGTGTTCTTCATTACCGGCGCGAGCATCGGCGTGGTGGGCACGCTGGCCGGGCTGATTCTCGGCGTGGTGGTCTGCCTGAACATCGAATCGATCCGCGAGTTCATCGCCTATGTGACGAACACGGACCTGTTCTCGCCGGACGTGTATTTTCTCTCGCGGCTGCCAGCGGACATGGACCTCTGGGAGGTGGCAACCGTGGTGATCATGGCGCTGTCGCTATCGGTGCTGGCGACGATCTATCCATCCTGGCGGGCGGCCCGGCTCGACCCGGTCGACGCCCTGCGATATGAGTGA
- a CDS encoding ABC transporter ATP-binding protein, which translates to MEQRITRPALRASGLRRCFRQGPREIHVLRGADLEIWPGETVALVGPSGAGKSTLLHILGLLERPDTGSVAIGGQECAELDDVSRTRVRRTEVGFVYQFHHLLVEFSALENVVLPQRIAGLDRKEAERRARDLLKIFGLAERADHRPAELSGGEQQRVAIARAVANAPKLLLADEPTGNLDPPTAERVFQQLLQFVRKAGLAAVIATHNLELAERMDRVVQLEDGLLLAHDPARARSSSGSA; encoded by the coding sequence GTGGAGCAGCGGATAACACGACCGGCGCTGAGGGCCAGCGGGCTGCGTCGCTGCTTCAGGCAAGGTCCGCGCGAAATTCATGTGCTGCGCGGCGCCGATCTGGAAATCTGGCCGGGCGAGACCGTGGCGCTGGTGGGCCCCTCCGGCGCGGGCAAATCGACGCTTCTGCACATCCTCGGGCTGCTGGAGCGGCCGGATACCGGCTCGGTAGCAATCGGGGGGCAGGAATGCGCCGAGCTGGACGATGTCTCGCGCACGCGCGTACGCCGCACAGAGGTGGGCTTCGTTTATCAGTTTCATCATCTGCTGGTGGAGTTTTCCGCGCTGGAGAATGTCGTCCTGCCGCAGCGGATCGCCGGGCTGGACCGCAAGGAGGCGGAGCGGCGGGCGCGCGATCTGCTCAAGATTTTCGGGCTGGCCGAGCGCGCCGATCATCGCCCGGCCGAGTTGTCCGGCGGCGAGCAGCAGCGCGTGGCGATCGCCCGCGCCGTGGCCAACGCGCCGAAGCTGCTGCTGGCCGACGAACCGACCGGGAACCTCGACCCGCCAACCGCAGAGCGCGTTTTTCAACAGCTCCTGCAGTTCGTGCGCAAGGCGGGGCTGGCCGCCGTCATCGCTACACACAATCTTGAGCTGGCCGAGCGGATGGACAGGGTCGTGCAGCTTGAAGACGGTCTGCTTTTGGCGCATGATCCGGCGCGAGCGCGGTCCTCTTCGGGCAGCGCATAG
- a CDS encoding protocatechuate 3,4-dioxygenase, with amino-acid sequence MFRIRTPWIGRRAAVSGLCAALAAAATGKLAPAHAAPEPKLTPTPGQTEGPFYPPEWLGDIDNDLVLVKGEDAKALGTVLHIRGRVLDRRGEPIEGAIVEIWQCDAKGVYHHPWDERGRRKADSGFQGRGRVETDAEGRYVFRTIKPAAYSGRTPHIHFKIMQPGGDTLVTQMYFAGEPANARDFVLERITDPAQRANVIVPLEDAGAVEPGALSAQFDIVLG; translated from the coding sequence ATGTTCCGCATTCGCACACCCTGGATTGGCCGGCGCGCTGCGGTTTCCGGCCTCTGCGCGGCCCTTGCCGCGGCGGCTACGGGGAAACTCGCGCCGGCGCATGCCGCCCCTGAACCGAAGCTCACCCCGACACCGGGCCAGACCGAGGGGCCGTTTTATCCACCGGAATGGCTCGGTGACATCGACAATGACCTTGTGCTGGTGAAAGGCGAGGACGCGAAGGCGCTCGGCACCGTGCTCCACATTCGCGGGCGCGTGCTGGATCGGCGCGGCGAACCAATCGAAGGCGCGATTGTCGAGATCTGGCAGTGCGATGCGAAGGGTGTCTATCACCACCCGTGGGACGAACGGGGGCGGCGCAAAGCCGATTCCGGCTTTCAGGGCCGCGGGCGCGTGGAAACGGATGCCGAAGGCCGCTATGTCTTCCGCACGATCAAACCCGCGGCCTATTCCGGGCGCACGCCGCACATCCACTTCAAGATCATGCAGCCCGGTGGCGACACGCTGGTCACCCAGATGTATTTTGCCGGCGAACCGGCTAATGCGCGGGATTTTGTCCTGGAGCGCATTACCGACCCAGCGCAGCGGGCGAATGTGATCGTGCCGCTCGAAGACGCAGGCGCTGTAGAGCCGGGCGCCCTCTCCGCTCAGTTCGACATCGTACTCGGCTAG
- the dnaE gene encoding DNA polymerase III subunit alpha, with translation MTTGPGFIHLRVHSAYSLLEGALPIKKLCELAQADAQPALAIADRNNLFGALEFSETLAGAGIQPIVGCTLSVSFDETGNGRPDTAPRPDGAIALIAKDETGYASLMKLSSLAYLDHCEDSEPFVTLADLEHHGEGLIALTGGPEGPIDAALREGDEARAKRLLERLAAIYPDRLYVELQRHGLASERAVEPSLVELAYAHDLPLVATNQCYFPAEEDFEAHDALICVAEGRYVVEEDRRRLTPEHRFKTRAEMMSLFSDLPEALENTVEIARRCAFRVRTHPPILPEFATDGAGSAEERKQAEDAALRQQAWAGLEARLERQGCASGFEREDYEARLQHELDVITSMNFSGYFLIVADFIQWAKQQSIPVGPGRGSGAGSAVAWALTITDLDPLRHGLLFERFLNPERVSMPDFDIDFCQDRRDEVIGYVQRKYGHDRVAQIITFGKLQARAVLRDVGRVLQMPYGQVDRLCKLVPNNPANPVTLQQAIDDEPKLQEARDSEEIVAQLLDIAQRLEGLYRHASTHAAGVVIGDRPLEELVPLYRDPRSPLPVTQFNMKWVEPAGLVKFDFLGLKTLTVIENARRLVERDGDALDLDKLSLDDTATYDLIARGDTVGVFQLESTGMREALRKLKPDRFEDIIAMVSLYRPGPMDNIDPFINRKYGREEPDYLHPRIEPILKETYGVIIYQEQVMQIAQELSGYSLGEADLLRRAMGKKIKAEMDKQRDRFISGAVERGVEKARAAHIFDLVAKFAGYGFNKSHAAAYALLAYQTAYLKANHPVAFLAASMTLDMGNTDKLNVFVQEARRMGVGLEPPSVNESGVEFLPQDGAIRYSLAALRNVGRSVVEHIVAERDSGGSFQSLADFAARINPRIVNKRALESLAAAGAFDCLEPDRAKVCANVDVILGAAGRLAGDRAAGQSDLFGAGEAEPPTLALRAAPRWGLMERLSQELEAVGFFLSGHPLDDYRDMLSALNIPDWASFEAKARAQNGAGGKVAATVLYKQERKSKSGNRFAFAGFSDPTGQFEAVVFSETLAAAAEALEPGHNVVLTVECDVEGDNLKTRVISVQTLDDLMGRKQSGAAICVDSDVALDELVKRLSPGGSGRLSLAVRLDELGREVRFELGEGYDLSPRNLSALKTLPGVREVRPV, from the coding sequence ATGACCACGGGACCCGGCTTCATCCATCTGCGCGTGCATTCGGCTTACTCATTGCTGGAAGGCGCGCTGCCCATCAAGAAGCTCTGCGAACTGGCGCAGGCCGATGCGCAACCGGCGCTCGCCATCGCCGATCGCAATAACCTGTTCGGCGCGCTGGAGTTTTCCGAAACGCTTGCTGGCGCGGGTATCCAGCCGATCGTGGGCTGCACGCTGTCGGTGAGCTTCGACGAGACCGGCAACGGGCGTCCTGACACGGCCCCGCGCCCTGACGGCGCGATCGCGCTGATTGCCAAGGACGAGACCGGCTATGCCAGCTTGATGAAGCTGTCGAGCCTCGCCTATCTCGACCACTGTGAGGATAGCGAGCCGTTCGTCACGCTGGCCGATTTGGAGCACCACGGCGAAGGATTGATCGCGCTCACCGGCGGTCCGGAAGGGCCGATCGACGCGGCTCTGCGCGAGGGCGACGAAGCGCGTGCGAAGCGCCTGCTGGAGCGGCTCGCCGCGATCTACCCGGACCGGCTTTATGTCGAGCTGCAGCGCCACGGGCTGGCGAGCGAGCGCGCTGTCGAGCCGTCGCTGGTCGAACTGGCCTATGCGCACGACCTGCCGCTCGTGGCGACCAATCAGTGCTACTTCCCGGCCGAAGAGGATTTCGAGGCGCATGACGCGCTGATCTGCGTCGCCGAAGGGCGCTACGTCGTCGAGGAGGACCGCCGCCGCCTGACGCCGGAGCACCGCTTCAAGACGCGCGCAGAGATGATGAGCCTGTTCTCCGATCTGCCCGAGGCGCTGGAGAACACGGTCGAGATCGCGCGCCGCTGCGCCTTCCGCGTGCGCACCCACCCGCCGATCCTGCCGGAATTCGCCACGGATGGCGCGGGCAGTGCAGAGGAGCGCAAGCAGGCCGAGGACGCGGCACTGCGTCAGCAGGCCTGGGCCGGGCTGGAGGCAAGGCTTGAGCGACAGGGCTGTGCCTCTGGTTTCGAGCGCGAAGACTATGAGGCCCGGCTCCAGCACGAGCTCGACGTCATCACGTCGATGAACTTCTCCGGCTACTTCCTGATCGTCGCGGACTTCATCCAGTGGGCGAAGCAACAGAGCATCCCCGTCGGGCCGGGGCGTGGGTCGGGCGCGGGTTCGGCGGTCGCTTGGGCGCTGACAATCACGGACCTCGATCCGCTGCGCCACGGCTTGCTGTTCGAGCGCTTTCTGAACCCGGAACGCGTGTCGATGCCGGACTTCGACATCGACTTCTGCCAGGATCGGCGCGACGAGGTGATTGGCTACGTCCAGCGCAAATACGGCCATGACCGCGTCGCGCAGATCATTACGTTCGGAAAGCTGCAGGCCCGCGCCGTGCTGCGCGATGTGGGCCGCGTTCTGCAGATGCCTTATGGGCAGGTGGACCGGCTGTGCAAACTTGTTCCGAACAACCCGGCCAATCCGGTGACGCTGCAGCAGGCCATCGACGACGAGCCGAAGCTGCAGGAAGCGCGCGACAGCGAGGAGATCGTCGCCCAGCTTCTCGACATTGCGCAGCGCCTCGAAGGGCTTTACCGCCACGCCTCGACGCACGCCGCTGGTGTGGTCATCGGCGACCGGCCGCTGGAAGAGTTGGTCCCGCTCTATCGCGACCCGCGTTCGCCCCTGCCTGTCACGCAGTTCAACATGAAGTGGGTCGAGCCGGCGGGGCTGGTGAAGTTCGATTTCCTGGGCCTCAAGACGCTGACAGTCATCGAGAACGCGCGCCGGCTGGTGGAGCGCGACGGGGATGCTCTTGACCTCGACAAGCTCTCGCTGGACGACACGGCGACCTACGATCTGATCGCACGCGGCGACACGGTTGGCGTCTTCCAGCTGGAAAGCACGGGCATGCGCGAGGCGCTGCGCAAGCTCAAGCCGGACCGGTTCGAGGACATCATCGCGATGGTCTCGCTCTACCGGCCCGGCCCGATGGACAACATCGACCCGTTCATCAACCGCAAATATGGCCGCGAGGAACCGGACTACCTGCATCCGCGCATCGAGCCCATCCTGAAGGAGACCTACGGGGTCATCATCTATCAGGAGCAGGTGATGCAGATCGCCCAGGAGCTGTCCGGCTACAGCCTGGGCGAAGCTGACCTGCTGCGCCGCGCGATGGGCAAGAAGATCAAGGCGGAGATGGACAAGCAGCGCGATCGCTTCATCTCCGGCGCGGTGGAGCGCGGTGTCGAGAAGGCGCGGGCGGCGCACATCTTCGACCTGGTGGCGAAGTTCGCGGGCTACGGCTTCAACAAGTCCCACGCCGCCGCCTACGCGCTGCTGGCGTACCAGACGGCCTATCTCAAGGCGAACCATCCGGTGGCGTTCCTTGCCGCGTCGATGACGCTCGACATGGGCAATACCGACAAGCTCAACGTGTTCGTCCAGGAAGCGCGGCGCATGGGCGTGGGGCTGGAGCCGCCATCGGTGAACGAGTCCGGCGTGGAGTTCCTCCCGCAGGACGGCGCGATCCGCTATTCGCTGGCCGCGCTGCGCAATGTCGGGCGGTCGGTCGTTGAGCACATCGTGGCCGAGCGCGATAGCGGCGGCTCATTCCAGAGCCTTGCCGACTTCGCCGCGCGCATCAATCCGCGCATCGTCAACAAGCGCGCGCTGGAGTCGCTGGCGGCGGCTGGCGCTTTCGACTGCCTGGAGCCGGACCGCGCGAAGGTTTGCGCCAATGTGGATGTGATCCTCGGCGCGGCGGGCCGTCTGGCCGGCGACCGGGCGGCGGGGCAAAGCGATTTGTTCGGCGCGGGCGAGGCCGAGCCGCCGACGCTGGCGCTGCGCGCGGCCCCGCGCTGGGGGTTGATGGAGCGGCTGTCGCAGGAGCTGGAGGCGGTCGGGTTTTTCCTGTCTGGACATCCGCTCGATGACTACCGTGACATGCTTTCCGCGCTGAACATTCCGGACTGGGCGAGCTTCGAGGCCAAGGCGCGCGCGCAGAACGGCGCAGGCGGCAAGGTGGCGGCAACGGTGCTCTACAAGCAGGAGCGCAAGTCGAAATCCGGCAATCGCTTTGCCTTCGCGGGCTTCTCCGATCCGACTGGCCAGTTCGAGGCAGTGGTGTTCTCTGAGACGCTGGCGGCGGCGGCCGAGGCGCTGGAACCCGGTCACAATGTCGTGCTCACGGTGGAATGCGATGTTGAAGGCGACAATCTCAAGACTCGGGTGATCAGCGTTCAGACCCTGGATGACCTGATGGGGCGGAAGCAGTCCGGCGCGGCGATCTGCGTCGACTCGGACGTGGCGCTGGACGAGTTGGTCAAGCGGCTCTCGCCCGGCGGCTCAGGCCGGCTCAGCCTGGCGGTGCGGCTTGACGAGCTTGGCCGTGAGGTCCGCTTCGAGTTGGGCGAGGGTTATGACCTCTCGCCGCGAAACCTGAGCGCGCTCAAGACGCTGCCGGGCGTGCGCGAGGTCCGGCCGGTTTAA
- a CDS encoding LysR family transcriptional regulator translates to MAILNYNHLRYFWAVAHEGNLTRTAERLNVSQSALSTQIHKLEHQLGHNLFERRGKQLVLTEAGRIALDHADSIFATGEELLDTLKESGSAARQVLRVGALSTLSRNFQVAFLRPILGRADVEVILRSGGLADLYQALEALRLDVVLVNQAPARDSVTPWISHAIAEQRVSLVGTPDRVGNGGELRDLLEQHPIILPSLDTGVRTGFDALADRLEVRPQIAAEVDDMAMMRLMAREGIGLAVVPPIVVRDELANGRLVEANQLPGVSETFYAVTLARRFPNPLVRELLRAHQETEPAA, encoded by the coding sequence ATGGCGATCCTGAACTACAATCACCTGCGCTACTTCTGGGCCGTCGCCCATGAGGGCAATCTCACGCGCACGGCGGAGCGGCTGAACGTGTCGCAATCGGCGCTGTCCACACAGATCCACAAGCTGGAGCATCAGCTTGGCCACAACCTGTTCGAACGGCGCGGCAAACAGCTCGTGCTGACCGAGGCGGGCCGCATCGCCCTCGATCACGCTGATTCGATCTTCGCCACGGGCGAGGAGTTACTCGACACGCTGAAGGAAAGCGGCAGTGCCGCGCGGCAGGTGCTGCGTGTCGGCGCGCTGTCGACGCTGTCGCGGAACTTTCAGGTCGCCTTCCTGCGCCCCATTCTTGGCCGTGCTGACGTGGAGGTCATTCTGCGCTCCGGCGGGCTCGCCGATCTGTACCAGGCTCTGGAGGCCCTGCGGCTCGATGTGGTGCTGGTCAACCAGGCCCCGGCGCGCGACTCGGTTACGCCGTGGATTTCCCATGCCATCGCCGAGCAGCGGGTCAGCCTCGTCGGCACGCCGGATCGGGTCGGCAATGGCGGAGAACTGCGCGATCTTCTGGAGCAGCACCCGATCATTCTGCCCTCACTCGACACAGGCGTGCGCACCGGGTTCGACGCACTCGCCGACCGGCTTGAGGTGCGCCCGCAGATCGCCGCGGAGGTGGACGACATGGCGATGATGCGGCTCATGGCGCGCGAGGGCATCGGCCTGGCGGTGGTGCCGCCCATCGTGGTGAGGGACGAACTGGCCAATGGTCGGCTGGTGGAAGCAAACCAGCTTCCGGGTGTGAGCGAGACCTTCTACGCCGTCACGCTCGCGCGCCGCTTCCCGAATCCGCTCGTGCGCGAATTGCTCCGGGCGCACCAAGAGACGGAACCAGCCGCCTAG
- a CDS encoding NADH-quinone oxidoreductase subunit L has product MELFAVAVVAAPLALLAVWVYAQSAPGMRPRGLLDFARVATLAALAIAVVAGVSVALYGPLTTPTIGSEGLGLSLRLDAVSAVMFLLVAFVGAIVVEYSRNYMDGDARQGVFTGRLCLTLASVVLLVLSGNLVMLVLAWIGTSLALQTLLLFYAERPKAVIAGRKKFITARMSDALLIGAAMLLYQAFGTADIGAILSAATQAEASTTIAVAALLLVGAALLKSAQFPFHGWLPEVMETPTPVSALLHAGIINAGGFLIVRFADVMLLSAASLHLLAIIGGFTALFGAVVMLTQTSIKVSLAWSTVAQMGFMMLQCGLGAFALAVLHIVAHSLYKAHAFLSSGSVIDIARTSWVPEKTPPRVSHVLLALALALVLYTGIGAGFGLAGDVAPQILALGAILIMGLTLFIAQSAAGKLNAYVIGRTLAAATTVTIAYFVLQGGAQMLLADTLPPPPAPGPFAYAIMALAVASFAAVTVLQIIEPSRAATPFWRAARVHIANGLYVNSLFDRFVGAFDRPAAHKQGGAQ; this is encoded by the coding sequence ATGGAGCTGTTCGCTGTGGCTGTTGTCGCCGCGCCGCTGGCTCTGCTGGCCGTCTGGGTCTATGCGCAATCGGCGCCGGGCATGAGGCCGCGCGGCTTGCTGGATTTTGCGCGTGTCGCCACCCTCGCTGCACTGGCGATTGCCGTGGTAGCTGGCGTGTCCGTCGCACTTTATGGCCCTCTGACGACGCCGACGATCGGGTCTGAGGGCCTCGGACTGTCGCTGCGGCTCGATGCGGTGAGCGCCGTCATGTTCTTGCTCGTCGCGTTTGTCGGCGCGATCGTGGTCGAATACAGCCGCAACTACATGGATGGCGATGCGCGCCAGGGCGTGTTTACCGGGCGGCTCTGTCTAACGCTGGCTTCGGTGGTGTTGCTCGTCCTGTCCGGCAATCTGGTCATGTTGGTGCTCGCGTGGATCGGGACGAGCCTCGCGCTGCAAACCTTGCTGCTTTTTTACGCGGAGCGGCCGAAGGCGGTCATTGCCGGGCGCAAGAAGTTCATTACCGCACGCATGAGCGACGCGCTGCTGATCGGCGCGGCCATGCTGCTCTATCAGGCTTTCGGTACAGCCGATATTGGCGCCATCCTCTCTGCTGCGACGCAGGCGGAAGCCTCCACCACGATCGCTGTCGCCGCGCTGCTGCTGGTCGGCGCCGCGCTCTTGAAGTCCGCACAGTTCCCGTTTCACGGCTGGCTGCCGGAGGTCATGGAGACGCCCACGCCGGTCTCCGCGCTCTTGCACGCCGGCATCATCAACGCCGGGGGCTTCCTGATTGTCCGCTTTGCCGACGTGATGCTGCTCTCCGCCGCGTCGCTCCACCTGCTCGCCATCATCGGCGGTTTCACCGCGCTCTTTGGCGCCGTGGTCATGCTCACCCAGACCAGCATCAAGGTTTCGCTGGCCTGGTCCACGGTCGCGCAGATGGGCTTCATGATGCTGCAATGTGGCCTTGGCGCCTTTGCGCTTGCGGTGCTGCATATCGTGGCGCACTCGCTCTACAAGGCGCACGCGTTCCTGTCCTCGGGCAGCGTGATCGACATCGCCCGCACCTCCTGGGTGCCGGAGAAGACACCGCCGCGGGTCTCGCATGTGCTGCTCGCGCTTGCACTGGCACTGGTGCTTTACACCGGCATCGGCGCGGGATTCGGCCTTGCCGGTGATGTGGCCCCGCAGATCCTGGCGCTCGGCGCGATCCTCATAATGGGGCTGACCCTGTTCATCGCGCAATCGGCCGCAGGGAAGCTGAACGCCTATGTCATCGGCCGCACGCTCGCGGCCGCGACCACCGTCACGATAGCCTACTTCGTATTGCAGGGCGGGGCGCAGATGCTTCTCGCCGACACTTTGCCCCCGCCGCCCGCGCCGGGCCCGTTTGCCTACGCGATCATGGCGCTGGCTGTCGCGTCGTTCGCCGCGGTCACCGTCCTGCAGATCATCGAGCCGTCGCGCGCGGCCACGCCATTCTGGCGCGCCGCCCGCGTACACATTGCCAACGGCCTTTATGTGAACAGCCTTTTCGACCGTTTCGTCGGCGCCTTTGACCGGCCGGCTGCCCATAAGCAGGGAGGAGCGCAATGA